In one Pseudomonas sp. R84 genomic region, the following are encoded:
- a CDS encoding alpha/beta hydrolase, with translation MAKGLFSVAALLAAIFFAPSSFAAARCDVNVPTEHVDLQQVSLAYQSIGRASDPALLLVMGLGGQLIHWPDEVVVALCQQGFRVIRYDNRDVGLSTWRRAPAEANLTFEVLRYKLGLPVAAPYSLTDMADDALGLMDALHVEQFHVLGASMGGMIAQHMAAMAPQRVESLTLIMTSSGAEGLPAPSAALVQLLSRRGAPNRQVALEQQADLLAALGSPAVTDDRQVLLHQAALSYDRAFNPEGVKRQIMAILAEPSRVALLNQLRVPTLVVHGTADPLLPVMHGVHLAAHIRGSQLKLIPGLAHRFQEAFKEPLLAAVLPYLQAHREDTSHWAQIEPVVGANLL, from the coding sequence ATGGCTAAGGGTTTATTTTCTGTCGCGGCTTTGTTGGCCGCGATTTTTTTCGCTCCGTCGTCGTTTGCGGCGGCGCGCTGCGATGTGAATGTGCCGACCGAGCATGTCGATCTGCAGCAGGTGAGCCTTGCTTACCAGAGTATTGGCCGCGCGTCGGACCCGGCGTTGTTGCTGGTCATGGGCCTGGGTGGACAGTTGATCCACTGGCCGGATGAAGTGGTGGTCGCGCTGTGTCAGCAGGGCTTTCGGGTGATTCGCTATGACAACCGCGATGTCGGCCTGTCGACCTGGCGTCGGGCGCCGGCTGAAGCCAATCTGACCTTTGAAGTGCTGCGTTACAAGCTCGGTCTGCCAGTGGCAGCGCCGTACAGCCTGACCGACATGGCTGACGACGCGCTGGGTTTGATGGACGCGTTGCACGTCGAGCAGTTTCACGTTCTGGGCGCGAGCATGGGCGGGATGATCGCCCAGCACATGGCGGCGATGGCGCCGCAAAGGGTCGAAAGCCTGACGTTGATCATGACCAGTTCCGGTGCCGAAGGTTTGCCAGCACCGAGTGCAGCGCTGGTGCAACTTCTATCGCGACGCGGCGCACCGAATCGTCAGGTGGCACTGGAGCAACAGGCGGATTTGCTCGCGGCACTGGGCAGCCCGGCGGTCACCGATGATCGGCAGGTCTTGTTGCATCAGGCGGCGCTGTCGTACGACCGTGCGTTCAACCCCGAGGGCGTGAAACGGCAGATCATGGCGATCCTCGCCGAGCCGAGTCGGGTGGCATTACTCAACCAGTTGCGTGTGCCGACGCTGGTGGTGCATGGCACGGCGGATCCGTTGCTGCCGGTGATGCACGGCGTGCATCTGGCGGCGCATATTCGCGGCAGCCAGTTGAAGCTGATTCCGGGGTTGGCCCATCGTTTTCAGGAGGCATTCAAGGAACCGTTACTGGCGGCGGTGCTGCCGTATTTGCAGGCGCATCGTGAAGACACCTCGCATTGGGCGCAGATCGAGCCGGTGGTGGGCGCGAATCTGCTGTAG